A single window of Synechococcus sp. C9 DNA harbors:
- the lptC gene encoding LPS export ABC transporter periplasmic protein LptC, with protein sequence MKSANPIAPKPIARCRIYPVLGSRRGWCALGLSLGLVVSGCRVAERPLEPEANLEATQQLTFQSLNLQQVDKNGQILWKLQVEQAVADPKTRRVQVQKLVGNIYDRGKPRYRVETAQATVLEQGETLDIQGRLIATDLQDKTRITTQSLLWRPQQQELILKGNLEFQQPKLQAKAQEATIRLRDNHLALRKNVQVTNQKPALNITGEALDWEWQKGHIQALQPVQIIHPPQQLVVKAGRGQMDFQNQVLRLTQGVDAVNQRGQLRAQEVEWRIPAQEVTAVGNVFYRQNDPPLTVTGSRADGNLATRQIRVQRASTQFVP encoded by the coding sequence ATGAAATCCGCAAATCCCATCGCCCCCAAACCTATCGCCCGGTGTCGGATTTACCCGGTGCTGGGGAGTAGGCGGGGCTGGTGTGCCCTGGGGTTGAGCCTGGGACTGGTTGTGAGCGGTTGTCGGGTGGCGGAACGTCCCCTGGAGCCGGAGGCGAATTTGGAAGCGACCCAGCAACTCACCTTTCAATCCTTGAATCTGCAACAGGTGGATAAAAATGGTCAAATCCTCTGGAAATTGCAGGTAGAGCAGGCGGTCGCCGACCCCAAAACCCGCCGGGTGCAGGTGCAAAAACTGGTGGGAAACATCTACGACCGGGGGAAACCCCGCTACCGGGTGGAAACGGCGCAGGCGACGGTCTTGGAACAGGGGGAAACCTTGGACATTCAGGGACGGCTAATTGCCACTGATCTGCAAGACAAAACCCGGATTACCACCCAATCCCTGCTCTGGCGACCCCAGCAACAGGAATTAATTCTCAAAGGCAATCTGGAATTTCAGCAACCCAAGCTACAAGCCAAGGCGCAGGAAGCCACGATTCGCCTGCGGGACAACCACCTGGCACTACGCAAAAACGTCCAAGTTACCAATCAAAAACCGGCTTTGAATATCACCGGGGAAGCCCTAGATTGGGAATGGCAAAAGGGGCACATCCAGGCACTGCAACCGGTACAAATCATCCATCCCCCCCAGCAGTTGGTGGTGAAGGCGGGACGGGGGCAAATGGATTTTCAAAATCAAGTCCTGCGGCTCACCCAGGGGGTAGATGCGGTCAACCAGCGGGGACAACTGCGGGCGCAAGAGGTGGAATGGCGCATTCCTGCCCAGGAGGTCACGGCGGTTGGGAATGTATTTTACCGCCAAAATGACCCCCCCTTGACGGTCACCGGTAGCCGTGCTGATGGCAATCTCGCCACCCGTCAGATTCGGGTGCAACGGGCATCTACCCAATTTGTCCCCTAG
- the metG gene encoding methionine--tRNA ligase, which translates to MARFSVTTPLYYVNARPHIGSAYTTMAADALARFARLRGDQVLLVTGTDEHGQKIQRTAQERGVAPQVHCDEMVREFQALWEKLNIRWQRFSRTTDPRHGVIVREFFQKVWERGDIYLHQQQGWYCVACEEFKDERELLPGQFCPLHPHLQVEWRDEPNYFFRLSRYQAQLEDLYQSQPDFIQPETRRNEVLKFVSQGLADFSISRLHLDWGFPVPVDPNQVIYVWFDALLGYVTALLEVEEEPSLAQAVKTWWPVDVHLIGKDILRFHAVYWPAMLLSAELPLPKRIFAHGFLTKDGQKMSKSLGNIIDPFYLVAEYGSDALRYYFLKEIELGKDGDFNEERFIQTVNADLANDLGNLLNRTLKLVHKYCDGKVPPVNVLPDDPLRLLGQDLGAQVAEAYQHFALHRACGLPLALAQRANKWIDEQAPWQLAKTGAQADLEAVLYRLLEAVRLAAYLLSPVIPQTSTRIYQQLGYEVDFDQDPPSDYDRHGRWGALPVGQPVAQPEPVFARIGIPKVIKS; encoded by the coding sequence ATGGCTCGGTTTAGTGTGACCACCCCCTTGTATTACGTGAATGCCCGCCCCCATATCGGCAGTGCCTACACCACGATGGCCGCCGATGCCCTCGCTCGGTTTGCCCGTCTGCGGGGGGATCAGGTGCTTTTGGTGACGGGGACGGATGAGCATGGGCAAAAAATCCAACGCACCGCCCAGGAACGGGGAGTCGCCCCGCAAGTACATTGCGATGAGATGGTGCGGGAATTTCAGGCACTTTGGGAGAAGTTAAACATCCGTTGGCAGAGGTTCAGTCGCACCACCGACCCCCGGCACGGCGTGATTGTCCGGGAATTTTTTCAAAAGGTGTGGGAGCGGGGGGATATTTATCTGCACCAACAGCAGGGTTGGTATTGCGTCGCCTGTGAGGAATTTAAGGATGAACGGGAATTATTACCGGGTCAGTTTTGCCCCCTACACCCCCATCTCCAGGTGGAATGGCGGGATGAACCCAATTACTTTTTTCGCCTCTCCCGCTATCAAGCCCAACTGGAAGATTTATATCAGTCCCAACCGGATTTTATCCAACCGGAAACCCGCCGCAATGAGGTATTAAAATTTGTCAGCCAGGGGTTGGCGGATTTTTCCATTTCTCGCCTGCATTTGGACTGGGGATTTCCCGTGCCCGTTGACCCCAACCAGGTGATTTATGTGTGGTTTGATGCCCTGTTGGGATATGTAACCGCCCTGCTAGAGGTTGAGGAGGAACCGAGTTTAGCCCAGGCGGTGAAAACCTGGTGGCCGGTGGATGTGCATTTAATTGGTAAGGATATTTTGCGCTTCCATGCGGTGTATTGGCCCGCCATGTTACTCTCGGCGGAATTACCATTGCCCAAGCGGATTTTTGCCCACGGATTTCTCACCAAAGATGGGCAGAAAATGAGCAAATCCCTGGGGAATATCATTGACCCTTTTTATTTGGTGGCAGAATATGGCAGTGATGCCCTGCGCTATTATTTTTTGAAAGAAATTGAACTGGGGAAAGATGGGGATTTTAACGAGGAGCGATTTATCCAAACGGTGAATGCGGATTTAGCCAACGATCTGGGTAATCTGCTGAACCGCACCCTGAAATTGGTGCATAAGTATTGTGATGGGAAAGTCCCGCCGGTGAACGTCCTCCCGGATGACCCTTTGCGTCTTTTGGGGCAGGATTTGGGGGCGCAGGTTGCTGAGGCGTATCAGCACTTTGCCCTCCACCGAGCCTGTGGTCTGCCCCTGGCTCTAGCCCAACGGGCAAATAAATGGATCGATGAGCAAGCCCCCTGGCAGTTGGCGAAAACGGGAGCGCAGGCAGACTTGGAGGCGGTTCTCTATCGGTTGTTGGAGGCGGTGCGGTTAGCCGCCTATCTGCTCAGCCCGGTGATCCCCCAGACCAGCACCCGCATTTACCAGCAGTTGGGCTACGAAGTTGATTTTGACCAAGACCCACCCTCGGACTACGACCGGCACGGGCGGTGGGGGGCATTACCCGTGGGGCAACCCGTGGCACAACCGGAACCCGTCTTTGCCCGGATTGGCATACCAAAAGTAATAAAATCCTAA
- a CDS encoding histidine kinase — protein MSPIQVYLFTSKAASREQMRQLAQRLHTLGCGEEAVQMVDVSEQPYLAERFRVVVTPALVKTKPEPRQVLVGSDLLDQLEYWWPRWQAEKSSQPASGNSSPTPDVATLEEELTRAKLTIQQLTAQVQFRDQVLELLAHDLRNPLTAVGIALETLELTPDRADLAPQLLHQARNQVKTLDRLIHSILQVRRNQQSALQLNPQAVHLREMIELVAQSFAPQFAHRNHHLELDVPEPCPPVFADPDALRRVLTNLLDNACKYTPPGGRIQISTLHSTTLKVQVTVADNGPGIPPEDQERIFEPSTRLEHQHHEAGYGLGLAVCRQIVQAHYGRIWVESAPGRGSTFHFTLPVYRP, from the coding sequence ATGTCCCCCATTCAGGTTTACCTTTTCACCAGCAAGGCCGCCAGCCGGGAACAGATGCGGCAGTTGGCCCAACGGCTTCATACCCTGGGTTGTGGGGAGGAGGCGGTGCAAATGGTGGATGTGAGTGAACAACCCTATTTGGCGGAACGGTTTCGGGTGGTGGTCACCCCGGCGCTGGTCAAGACCAAACCGGAACCCCGGCAGGTGTTGGTGGGGAGCGACCTATTGGATCAACTGGAGTACTGGTGGCCCCGGTGGCAGGCGGAAAAATCCAGTCAACCGGCGAGCGGCAATTCCAGCCCCACCCCTGATGTGGCGACCCTCGAAGAAGAATTAACCCGTGCCAAACTCACCATTCAACAACTGACCGCCCAGGTGCAATTCCGGGACCAGGTTTTGGAACTGCTGGCGCACGACCTACGCAACCCCCTAACGGCGGTGGGCATCGCCCTGGAGACCCTAGAACTCACCCCCGACCGGGCGGATTTAGCCCCGCAACTGCTGCATCAAGCCCGCAATCAGGTGAAAACCCTGGATCGGCTGATCCATAGCATTCTCCAGGTGCGCCGCAACCAACAAAGCGCCCTGCAACTCAACCCCCAAGCCGTACATCTGCGGGAAATGATTGAATTGGTGGCGCAGAGTTTTGCCCCCCAGTTCGCCCACCGGAATCACCACCTGGAACTGGATGTCCCCGAACCCTGTCCGCCCGTATTTGCCGACCCGGATGCCCTGCGGCGGGTGTTGACCAACCTGCTGGACAATGCCTGTAAGTACACCCCCCCCGGCGGTCGGATTCAGATCAGCACCCTGCACAGCACCACCCTCAAGGTACAGGTGACGGTGGCGGACAATGGCCCCGGCATCCCCCCGGAGGATCAGGAGCGGATTTTTGAACCCAGTACCCGCTTGGAACATCAGCACCATGAGGCGGGCTATGGGTTGGGCTTGGCGGTCTGTCGGCAAATTGTCCAGGCGCACTACGGACGGATTTGGGTGGAATCCGCACCGGGGAGGGGCAGTACCTTTCACTTTACCTTGCCCGTGTACCGACCCTAG
- a CDS encoding NYN domain-containing protein, translated as MSGMDTMGLFTPQQVLENRGRLAIFIDGSNLFYAALQLNIEIDYTKLLCYLTAGSRLLRAFFYTGVDPTNEKQQGFLLWMRRNGYRVVYKELVQLPDGSKKANLDVEIAVDMLSLVGSYDTAILVSGDGDLAYAVDAVSYRGVRVEVVSLRSMTSDSLINVSDRYIDLESIRDEIRKSHRPQTYRPVSDLPGAGE; from the coding sequence ATGTCTGGCATGGATACGATGGGCTTATTTACACCACAACAGGTATTGGAAAACCGGGGGCGACTGGCGATTTTCATTGACGGTTCCAATTTATTTTATGCCGCTCTCCAGTTAAATATTGAAATTGATTATACCAAGCTATTGTGTTACTTGACGGCGGGTTCTCGTTTATTGCGTGCCTTTTTTTATACCGGTGTTGACCCCACCAATGAAAAGCAACAGGGTTTTTTACTCTGGATGCGGCGCAATGGCTACCGGGTGGTTTACAAGGAATTGGTGCAGTTGCCGGATGGGTCAAAAAAGGCAAATTTAGACGTGGAAATTGCCGTAGATATGCTCTCCCTGGTGGGTTCCTACGACACGGCGATTCTGGTGAGTGGGGATGGGGATTTAGCCTATGCGGTGGATGCGGTCAGCTACCGGGGGGTACGGGTGGAGGTGGTCAGCTTGCGTTCCATGACCAGTGATAGTTTAATCAATGTGTCGGATCGGTACATTGACCTGGAGTCCATTCGGGATGAAATCCGCAAATCCCATCGCCCCCAAACCTATCGCCCGGTGTCGGATTTACCCGGTGCTGGGGAGTAG